A genomic segment from Mastacembelus armatus unplaced genomic scaffold, fMasArm1.2, whole genome shotgun sequence encodes:
- the mgaa gene encoding MAX dimerization protein MGA a isoform X4 codes for MASKKKQKDMVFHEEGASTPAAAPAANHSCFVVPKLGMASEGGMEQETYVTNEEANIVGKPNMHPSKEVVRFTGGLPTVKQPISSNSLSDNLSPDSVCKGVRVILDNNSMWNEFFRCKTEMILTKQGSRMFPYCRFRISGLHPHKKYSLIMDIQPLDNSCYKWTGKSWQVVGKAECHVKSQPFNHPESPSVGQHWMQNPVSFYKLKLTNNISDQDGNTILHPMHRYLPRLHVVQTDKASKDVKLNGPNVVTFTFPQTEFMAVMSYQNLRFAQLKVACNPFAKGLKEDGHSLWGLKMKLNTGKESHKDGGVTTNELHPVKKSLKSLLANHKPRSSKAMALKPSPSGDLQKNSTADEDQSADKVTGQSSCSSHPAQKLFSELIREAHVSLKRCNLEQLGINNRTERTNIKTTGLKSDRQEVLSKDCVSVITHSDLSVTKEEGGLGKKRQVKEDKHLLNSVNCKDKFRTDGSVQAAAAMHSDQKCEPETVSAVNVKQHKRPAPLPLPALALFLKQHSTKTKKSKPESPSSAQPSSSLSGSQSSAVSSSSDHARNATSPSKDLTGNLTKSDNLLLDVTGQAVETALQPFSLSCSHVVPTTDPHRSKTESPVIVPQVPDDILAFSTSNQPFCAHATSTFPSTLTTSSAYCMPPVLPTPKLPQTPNISESSALLSDSTTMKSDTLLHDPGCSHFVFEPLSPASSPEPLPALPSSLGLELEPVTSEPPPKALPPEELKHSENCATSVFQWHTVLPPPAPYMDASFQPTAQPLPLVSVTPPLLPSQRPSHPEPQIPNASTPPPEPSPSFQENEQSLPFPAELSPLALQLPLSPTFSSLDGDGLSPTPSIADLVQFFSTDDLGMGVEYSNTEAMVVSCSPSSTIDANAHEPSQQVQQIPAAKTCKRNKKSKRRKLAKMDLDQEMDDASYARMQPNLEEVEEQLFISFTSKEALQLHIADSSEGAVTQLETTPGGRLQQPADTPENAAMADNLQDQLSAFQRILLRDLKLMKHKQVIHPVLQEVGLKMNLLDPTLTIDLQYLGVQLPIPPAGVSLELLPPSQGVSAEFVSRTGKTTDVTQIKGWREKFTPSEAPPTPTSAPEAGPSSDLPKKNLSAFCSDMLDEYLENEGKLIDERAASFSQPQLEPVVYELPTRSTSYVRTLDNILKKQTLGSPTSDLISGFIPPSKRPSVPLKEKKTSRKGEKKPKGPKQTKPRPERASAPVLTPEPNLVPKWPAPQTPAAPHYLEHTAPLTEPHHLKKRTLKVRSTYTEPLTLSPQSPPFTKRKKLKPKTSSQTLSLPRSAAPPLGISEDMAPLESDSELGNTDQEDELCRKANGPVLTRALLRQRDLEDGVVWEGQPRTKITEERATIALTSLFTLKGFVSENPTAPIQLIRRRAPPCLNDFCRLGCVCSSLSYCFRISHCGRAHCIFGCSCLKQKVVLLKNLDGYDSSSSDCVNNKKSRRKRRMKMAYILKEADNVSHPSARVQTLWKRDGEDPDPEPVYVPEPASLSRFSVSRENSSCARVQCYSGRRKTQKQNEATEDVKSETVRFRPLKRKDLKLMQAKNKPSSAATDGPVEPTLSSRPESPPSKLPSKRLIILAQCQWASDTDRNHVLKKICEAMAQDQMHDSFWIKKYFIKLISRTVEESGTDRCIQYKIHISTLNAEQEKPASPVKPHEQQSDKKQPQDPLRQAIEEEEPLEDHQQEVMEEEEPLEYWQREVEDGDIKEDERSTLHQVADGKMSGGKIEINAEKTTQVRMALPFLTGISPAGFLSANKKQPGGTDQLVQVNGKLYPLAKVQLGKMGALHPANRLAAYLTGRVGFNKKQQGSSSSASSTPTQTQSSALTPQSIFFASSVLSVLTPPVPPNRQPSGSVLALPTSATVGRPAAVKVAQSAATSSNQPEGQGLKEMGTRFVRMKVHSNPVKEASALSRGLPAAPPQTPTLTFVKQGLPLTTATTSTCSGPSLPSSVQSSVSGSSFQAQEKCSFRTFPINSSKESAITTKVPSKAVPAPECFTFLQPHHHPPAAPMNLISLKPSTGQGAELGVKTVTVSVAAVGRGGAMVRHRPASSQSSTCAPQTPREPTETPVTPPSPLRPGSEITPVLPADPPADRCKTELAHDVVDLDIVCVEDDAIPVTMEMQPVEDLTWSSGGETDNSSDFGDESDNEGEQLTVASRRNTHNMLERQRRRRMRQLFDGLRRELGLNAEKVSKVSTLHKAVQVIEEMRKTENNLKKKKMWLMKSRDDYLSKIIPATGESSQKSPQLDAETRGRAGRKIRTDMKVMEVVNLLDDSDELTDNSSDEERLESQKANVISSEDEEVQCVSTETDDDVQCVTAQTEDDVQCITAETEDEVQCVTDETEDEVQCVTAETEDEVQCVTAETEDEVQCVTTETEDEVQCVTAETEDEVQCVTAETEDEVQCVTDETEDEVQRVTAETEDEVQRVTVESEDDVQRVTAETEDEVQCVTVEIKDEVQVTMATKEEKLKRLANMREKSKNSRSEKMTGVQSITATHEAGNSPQSHLVEQSNMDGQKDANVTRTCHSSGKHEQIVMRTLQYLSSKQKMEKQDRPQTANQLSVGSRGGASAFPARDGTNNVVIIKSPDLQQQIPQAPPTLVSAKPTSKPVQQPPVVLQVMTPMMAPPIVSHNTVVVRDKPRTIPNILSRSKNLVPSSCLRTATVDGKAPSFQALAPTEVLTLVRAVLPGKPVLTLSPLLAGSTVLPTTPRAGVTSVTLNFPNLTNQQVQLSSLPRPPAAANFNNLLQLVQPATTQQRQLQQTQLQPQQLPQQQTLVQPQQLQQQQTLVQPQQLPQQQTLVQPQQLQQQQTLVQPQQLQQQQTLVQPQQLQQQQTLVQPQQLQQQQTLVQPQQLQQKQTLVQPQQLQQQQTLVQPQQLQQQQTLVQPQQLQQQQTLVQPQQLQQQQTLVQPQQLQQQQTLVQPQQLQQQQTLVQPQQLQQQQTLVQPQQLQQQQTLVQPQQLQQQQTLVQPQQLQQQQTLVQPQQLQQQQTLVQPQQLEQQQTQLQPQQLEQHSSHPPLVVSAGSDQIKSQNQPPCQTDLRPDCTQGPPSSLCPSLGADDQVEDAVGRAAGLEQQETRGDSETASLSSLLDEIVFLNQQTAGVPLPEKQSSEVGRPRQQDHTHSPLFLHLECDNTVSMEMVEAGLNGYMTPTKMANWDSKGDVLAPPPLQQMKTGGAKVDPSQSDNTAAVGEGRRKGGVAWRPMPRLVPLGLRGNPSS; via the exons ATGGCTTCTAAGAAGAAGCAAAAAGACATGGTGTTCCATGAGGAAGGGGCATCCACCCCTGCAGCAGCACCTGCAGCCAACCATTCATGCTTTGTTGTTCCAAAACTAGGGATGGCAAGTGAGGGTGGGATGGAACAAGAAACTTATGTCACCAATGAAGAGGCCAACATAGTGGGTAAACCCAACATGCACCCATCGAAGGAAGTTGTCAGGTTTACTGGTGGACTTCCCACTGTGAAACAGCCCATCAGTTCAAACTCTCTGTCTGACAACCTGTCACCTGATAGTGTCTGTAAAGGCGTTAGAGTGATTCTGGACAACAACAGTATGTGGAACGAGTTCTTCAGATGCAAGACGGAGATGATTCTAACTAAACAAGGCAGCAGAATGTTCCCCTACTGCCGCTTTCGTATCTCTGGTTTACATCCACATAAGAAGTACTCTCTGATCATGGACATTCAACCTTTGGACAACAGTTGTTATAAGTGGACCGGCAAGAGCTGGCAAGTTGTTGGAAAAGCAGAATGTCATGTAAAGAGTCAACCATTCAATCATCCAGAGTCCCCATCGGTGGGTCAACACTGGATGCAGAATCCAGTGTCCTTTTACAAACTGAAACTCACAAACAACATTTCAGATCAAGATGGAAACACCATTCTGCATCCAATGCACCGCTACTTGCCACGACTGCATGTGGTCCAGACAGACAAAGCTTCTAAAGACGTAAAGCTAAATGGTCCCAATGTTGTCACATTCACTTTCCCGCAGACCGAGTTTATGGCTGTCATGTCTTACCAGAATTTACGGTTTGCTCAGCTCAAAGTTGCCTGCAACCCATTTGCTAAAGGACTGAAGGAGGATGGGCACAGCCTTTGGGGCTTGAAGATGAAATTGAACACTGGCAAAGAGTCGCACAAAGATGGAGGCGTGACAACCAACGAGCTCCATCCTGTGAAAAAAAGCTTGAAGTCCTTGCTTGCAAACCATAAACCTAGAAGCTCAAAGGCAATGGCCCTGAAACCTTCACCATCAGGTGACCTCCAGAAAAACTCCACTGCAGATGAAGATCAGTCAGCTGACAAGGTCACAGGGCAGAGTTCTTG CAGTTCTCATCCAGCTCAGAAGTTATTTTCTGAACTTATCCGAGAAGCTCATGTTTCATTAAAAAGGTGCAACTTGGAGCAGCTGGGCATCAATAACAGAACAGAGCGAACAAACATTAAGACCACAGGCTTGAAAAGCGACAGACAAGAGGTTCTGAGTAaggactgtgtgtctgtcataACACACAGTGACTTGTCAGTTACAAAGGAAGAAGGCGGCCTTGGAAAAAAGAGGCAAGTAAAGGAAGACAAGCACCTTTTGAATTCAGTGAACTGTAAAGACAAATTTAGGACAGATGGCTCTGTTCAAGCTGCTGCAGCTATGCATTCAGACCAGAAATGTGAGCCGGAAACTGTGTCAGCAGTGAATGTAAAGCAGCATAAACGGCCCGCACCTCTACCTCTGCCAGCCCTCGCGCTTTTTCTGAAACAACattcaacaaaaactaaaaagagcAAACCAGAATCTCCATCCTCAGCACAGCCGTCTAGCTCTCTGAGTGGGTCGCAGAGTTCTGCTGTAAGTTCGTCTTCTGATCATGCCAGAAATGCAACCAGTCCCTCAAAGGATCTTACTGGCAATCTCACAAAATCTGACAATCTGCTTTTAGATGTCACTGGACAAGCTGTTGAAACAGCCCTTCAGCCTTTTAGTTTATCATGTTCTCACGTTGTTCCCACTACAGATCCACACCGTTCAAAAACTGAAAGCCCAGTCATAGTCCCGCAAGTACCTGATGATATATTGGCGTTCTCCACCTCAAATCAGCCATTTTGTGCTCATGCCACATCCACTTTTCCCTCAACTCTTACTACCTCTTCTGCATATTGCATGCCACCAGTGTTACCTACCCCGAAATTACCACAAACTCCAAACATTTCTGAGTCTTCCGCTCTACTGTCCGACTCCACCACCATGAAGTCGGATACTTTGCTTCATGACCCAGGTTGTTCCCATTTTGTCTTTGAGCCTTTGTCACCTGCAAGCTCACCAGAGCCTTTACCTGCACTGCCATCCTCATTAGGGTTGGAGCTCGAGCCTGTGACTTCTGAACCGCCTCCAAAAGCGTTACCGCCTGAAGAGTTAAAGCACAGTGAAAACTGTGCCACATCTGTGTTTCAATGGCATACAGTGTTACCTCCACCTGCGCCGTACATGGACGCTTCATTTCAGCCCACAGCACAGCCTTTGCCTTTAGTATCAGTTACACCGCCTTTGTTGCCTTCCCAGAGACCTTCCCACCCTGAACCACAGATTCCAAATGCCTCCACGCCGCCACCTGAACCCAGTCCATCATTTCAAGAGAACGAACAGTCGCTGCCCTTCCCAGCTGAACTGTCCCCCCTTGCGCTCCAGCTGCCGCTGTCTCCAACCTTTTCTTCACTGGATGGAGATGGATTGTCACCCACGCCTTCAATCGCAGACCTCGTGCAGTTTTTCTCCACAGATGACCTTGGGATGGGGGTGGAGTATTCAAACACTGAGGCAATGGTTGTTTCCTGCTCACCTTCCAGCACCATTGACGCAAATGCACATGAGCCTTCTCAGCAAGTGCAACAAATCCCAGCTGCCAAAACCTGCAAGCGCAACAAGAAGTCCAAGCGGCGAAAGCTTGCTAAAATGGATTTGGATCAGGAAATGGATGACGCCAGTTATGCTAGAATGCAACCCAACCTGGAGGAAGTGGAAGAGCAGCTATTTATCTCATTCACGTCAAAG GAGGCCCTGCAGCTTCACATAGCGGACTCTTCTGAGGGAGCAGTGACACAGCTCGAGACAACACCTGGAGGTCGCCTGCAACAACCTGCTGACACACCTGAGAATG CAGCGATGGCAGACAACCTGCAGGACCAGCTCTCTGCCTTTCAGAGGATTCTTCTGAGAGACTTGAAGCTGATGAAGCACAAACAGGTCATTCATCCTGTGCTGCAGGAAG TGGGGCTGAAGATGAACCTGCTAGATCCGACTCTGACCATAGATCTGCAGTACCTGGGAGTCCAGTTGCCCATCCCTCCTGCAGGAGTCTCTCTGGAGCTGCTGCCTCCATCTCAGG GTGTTTCTGCAGAGTTTGTGTccagaacaggaaaaacaacagatgtgACTCAAATTAAAGGTTGGAGAGAGAAATTCACTCCATCGGAGGCTCCGCCCACTCCGACATCAGCACCTGAGG CTGGTCCCAGTTCAGATCTCCCTAAGAAGAACTTGTCGGCATTCTGCAGCGACATGTTGGATGAGTACCTGGAGAATGAAGGGAAGCTGATTGATGAGCGAGCTGCCAGTTTTTCCCAGCCTCAGCTTGAGCCAGTGGTGTATGAGCTCCCCACCAGGAGTACCAGCTATGTCCGGACCCTGGACAACATCCTGAAGAAACAGACCCTTGGCTCCCCCACCTCAGACCTCATATCCGGGTTTATCCCTCCCTCCAAGAGACCCAGCGTCCCCCTCAAAGAGAAGAAAACCTCCAGGAAAGGGGAGAAGAAACCGAAAGGcccaaaacaaaccaaacctaGACCAGAACGTGCATCTGCTCCAGTCTTAACACCTGAACCAAACCTGGTCCCTAAGTGGCCTGCACCCCAGACCCCAGCTGCCCCCCATTATTTGGAGCACACAGCACCTCTTACTGAACCACatcatttaaagaaaagaaCCCTTAAAGTCCGATCGACCTACACCGAACCATTAACTCTCTCTCCTCAGTCACCCCCCTTCACCAAGAGGAAGAAACTCAAACCCAAGACGTCATCCCAGACCCTCAGCCTACCCAGGTCTGCGGCCCCTCCTCTTGGTATCTCTGAGGATATGGCCCCTCTGGAATCAGACTCTGAGCTGGGAAACACTGATCAGGAAGATGAACTGTGCAGGAAGGCCAATGGACCTGTGCTCACCCGGGCTCTGCTGAGGCAGAGAGACCTGGAGGACGGGGTGGTGTGGGAGGGCCAACCCAGGACCAAGATCACTGAGGAGAGGGCCACCATCGCCCTGACTTCGCTCTTCACGCTAAAG ggTTTTGTCAGCGAGAACCCAACAGCTCCCATCCAGCTGATCCGGAGACGGGCCCCCCCCTGCCTGAATGATTTCTGCCGGCTGGGCTGCGTCTGCTCCAGTCTGTCCTACTGTTTCAGGATCAGCCACTGCGGCCGAGCTCATTGCATATTCGGCTGCAGCTGCCTCAAGCAGAAGGTGGTACTCCTCAAAAACCTGGATGGCTACGACTCAAGCTCCTCCGACTGCGTAAACAACaagaagagcaggaggaagaggaggatgaagatggCCTACA TTCTGAAGGAGGCGGACAACGTTTCCCACCCTTCCGCGCGAGTCCAGACTCTGTGGAAGAGAGACGGTGAAGATCCAGATCCAGAGCCAGTCTATGTCCCTGAACCTGCCTCCCTGTCCCGCTTCAGT gtgagcagagagaacagcAGCTGTGCCAGGGTCCAGTGTTACAGTGGAAGGAGGAAGACCCAGAAGCAAAAC GAAGCAACTGAAGATGTGAAATCTGAAACTGTTCGGTTCAGACCTTTGAAACGGAAAGACCTGAAACTGATGCAAGCAAAGAACAAACCCTCCAGTGCTGCAACAG ATGGACCAGTTGAGCCAACTCTCTCCAGCCGGCCTGAGAGTCCTCCCTCAAAGCTGCCATCAAAGCGTCTGATCATCTTGGCACAGTGTCAGTGGGCGagtgacactgacagaaacCATGTGTTGAAGAAGATTTGTGAGGCGATGGCTCAGGACCAGATGCATGATTCCTTCTGgatcaaaaaatatttcatcaaaCTCATCAGTCGAACAGTGGAAGAGAGTGGCACCGACCGCTGCATCCAGTACAAAATCCACATCTCCACCCTCAATGCGGAGCAGGAGAAACCAGCCTCACCAGTGAAACCACATGAGCAGCAGTCAGATAAGAAACAACCACAG GACCCCTTGAGACAGGcgattgaggaggaggagcctcTGGAGGACCACCAAcaggaggtgatggaggaggaggagcctcTGGAATACTGGCAGCGGGAGGTCGAGGACGGTGACATCAAGGAGGATGAGAGGTCAACACTTCACCAGGTGGCTGATGGGAAAATGAGTGGAGGGAAAATAGAAATTAACGCAGAGAAGACGACACAGGTCAGAATGGCTCTGCCTTTCCTAACGGGAATCTCCCCTGCTGGATTCCTCTCAGCCAATAAGAAACAGCCGGGAGGAACAGACCAGCTGGTCCAG GTGAACGGGAAGCTCTATCCTCTGGCTAAAGTCCAGCTGGGGAAGATGGGGGCACTCCATCCCGCGAACCGACTGGCAGCTTATCTGACTGGCCGAGTGGGGTTCAACAAGAAGCAACAAGGTTCTTCATCGTCAGCCTCCTCTACACCTACTCAGACTCAGAGTTCAGCACTGACCCCCCAGTCCATCTTTTTTgcttcctctgtgctgtctgtccTCACCCCTCCCGTACCACCCAACCGACAGCCGTCGGGCTCAGTGCTTGCCCTCCCAACCTCTGCGACAG TGGGTCGACCTGCAGCTGTGAAGGTCGCCCAGTCTGCTGCCACCTCCTCCAACCAGCCTGAAGGTCAAGGTCTTAAGGAGATGGGGACCAGGTTCGTCAGGATGAAGGTGCATTCAAATCCTGTAAAGGAAGCTTCTGCCCTCTCCAGAG GGCTCCCTGCTGCACCTCCTCAGACTCCCACCCTCACATTTGTGAAGCAAGGACTCCCTCTGACCACAGCAACAACATCCACCTGCTCCGGCCCATCTCTCCCTTCCAGCGTCCAGTCCTCTGTGTCCGGCTCTAGTTTCCAGGCTCAGGAGAAGTGCAGCTTCAGGACCTTCCCCATAAACTCTAGCAAGGAATCAGCCATCACCACCAAAGTTCCCTCCAAAGCTGTGCCAGCTCCAGAATGCTTCACCTTCCTCCAGCCTCACCATCACCCCCCTGCGGCCCCAATGAACCTCATCTCTCTCAAACCCTCCACTGGTCAAGGGGCTGAACTTGGGGtcaaaacagtgacagtgtctGTGGCTGCAGTGGGTCGTGGTGGGGCCATGGTCCGACACAGACCTGCCTCATCTCAAAGCTCTACCTGTGCCCCCCAGACCCCCAGAGAGCCCACTGAAACACCCGTGACACCACCTTCTCCCTTACGCCCAGGGTCAGAGATTACACCTGTACTCCCAGCGGACCCCCCTGCTGACAGGTGCAAAACTGAACTGGCCCATGACGTGGTGGACCTGGACATTGTATGCGTGGAAGACGACGCAATCcctgttaccatggagatgcAACCGGTGGAGGACCTGACATGGTCTTCAGGAGGCGAGACAGACAACTCGTCCGATTTCGGAGATGAGTCGGACAACGAAGGAGAGCAGCTGACTGTTGCAAGTCGG CGGAACACTCATAACATGCTGGAGAGGCAGCGTCGCAGGAGGATGCGGCAACTTTTTGATGGTCTGAGGAGAGAACTGGGACTGAATGCTGAGAAGGTGTCAAAAGTGTCCACGCTGCACAAG GCGGTGCAGGTGATAGAGGAGATGAGGAAGACTGAGAATaatctgaagaagaaaaagatgtgGCTGATGAAGAGCAGGGATGATTATCTCTCCAAGATCATTCCAGCAACAG GTGAGAGCAGTCAGAAGTCACCTCAGTTGGACGCTGAGACGAGAGGACGAGCAGGACGTAAAATTAGAACAGATATGAAGGTGATGGAGGTGGTGAACCTGTTGGACGATTCGGACGAGCTGACGGACAACTCTTCCGACGAGGAGCGACTTGAATCACAGAAAGCTAATGTCATCAGCAGT gagGATGAAGAGGTTCAGTGCGTTTCCACAGAGACCGATGATGATGTTCAGTGCGTTACCGCACAGACTGAAGATGACGTTCAGTGCATTACAGCGGAGACCGAAGATGAGGTTCAGTGTGTTACCGATGAGACCGAAGATGAGGTTCAGTGCGTTACAGCGGAGACCGAAGATGAGGTTCAGTGCGTTACAGCGGAGACCGAAGATGAGGTTCAGTGCGTTACAACGGAGACCGAAGATGAGGTTCAGTGCGTTACAGCGGAGACCGAAGATGAGGTTCAGTGCGTTACAGCGGAGACCGAAGATGAGGTTCAGTGCGTTACCGATGAGACCGAAGATGAGGTTCAGCGCGTTACCGCGGAGACCGAAGATGAGGTTCAGCGCGTTACCGTGGAGAGCGAAGATGATGTTCAGCGCGTTACCGCGGAGACTGAAGATGAGGTTCAGTGTGTTACTGTGGAGATCAAGGATGAGGTTCAGGTTACCATGGCGACAAAGGAGGAGAAGTTGAAGAGGCTAGCAAACATGAGGGAGAAGTCAAA AAACAGTCGGAGTGAAAAGATGACTGGTGTTCAGAGCATCACCGCCACCCATGAAGCTGGAAACTCTCCACAGAGTCATCTGGTAGAACAG AGTAACATGGACGGGCAGAAAGACGCCAACGTCACTAGGACCTGCCATAGCTCAG GTAAACACGAACAGATTGTCATGAGGACGCTGCAGTACCTGTCATCTAAACAGAAAATGGAGAAACAGGACAGACCCCAAACAGCCAATCAGCTCTCAGTGGGATCAAGGGGCGGGGCCTCTGCCTTTCCAGCAAGAGACGGGACAAATAATGTTGTTATAATTAAATCACctgacctgcagcagcagattccACAAGCCCCTCCCACTCTTGTTTCTGCCAAACCCACCTCAAAACCTGTCCAGCAGCCTCCGGTGGTCCTGCAGGTGATGACGCCCATGATGGCTCCACCTATAGTTTCCCACAATACAGTTGTGGTAAGGGACAAGCCAAGGACAATTCCGAACATCCTGAGTCGCAGTAAGAATCTAGTACCTTCATCATGTCTCCGCACCGCCACTGTGGACG GGAAAGCTCCGTCTTTTCAGGCTTTGGCACCTACTGAGGTTTTGACTCTGGTTAGAGCAGTGTTGCCAGGGAAACCTGTTCTGACCCTGAGCCCGCTGCTGGCTGGATCGACAGTGCTGCCGACGACTCCCAGAGCAG GCGTGACCTCAGTCACCCTGAACTTCCCCAATCTGACCAATCAGCAGGTCCAGCTCAGCTCACTGCCCCGCCCTCCAGCTG CTGCAAACTTCAACAATCTGCTGCAATTGGTTCAACCAGCAACTACACAACAGCGGCAACtacaacaaacacagctgcaaccACAGCAGCTACCACAGCAACAAACGCTGGTCCAACCACAGCAactacaacagcaacaaacgCTGGTCCAACCACAGCAGCTACCACAGCAACAAACGCTGGTCCAAccacagcagctacaacagcaacaaacgCTGGTCCAAccacagcagctacaacagcaacaaacgCTGGTCCAAccacagcagctacaacagcaacaaacgCTGGTCCAACCACAGCAactacaacagcaacaaacgCTGGTCCAAccacagcagctacaacagAAACAAACGCTGGTCCAAccacagcagctacaacagcaacaaacgCTGGTCCAACCACAGCAactacaacagcaacaaacgCTGGTCCAAccacagcagctacaacagcaacaaacgCTGGTCCAACCACAgcaactacaacaacaacaaacgcTGGTCCAAccacagcagctacaacagcaacaaacgCTGGTCCAACCACAGCAactacaacagcaacaaacgCTGGTCCAAccacagcagctacaacagcaacaaacgCTGGTCCAACCACAGCAactacaacagcaacaaacgCTGGTCCAACCACAGCAactacaacagcaacaaacgCTGGTCCAACCACAGCAactacaacagcaacaaacgCTGGTCCAACCACAGCAactacaacagcaacaaacgCTGGTCCAACCACAACAACtagaacagcaacaaacacagctgcaaccACAGCAACTAGAACAGCATTCATCACACCCTCCTCTGGTGGTCTCCGCTGGATCAGACCAGATCAAAAGCCAGAACCAGCCTCCATGCCAGACTGACCTCAGACCTGATTGCACCCAGGGCCCTCCATCCTCTCTGTGCCCAAGTTTGGGTGCTGATGATCAGGTTGAGGATGCAGTGGGGAGGGCTGCGGGTCTGGAGCAGCAGGAGACCAGAGGGGACAGTGAGACCGCGAGCCTGTCCTCCCTCCTCGATGAGATAGTCTTCCTCAACCAGCAAACAGCAGGGGTCCCGTTACCAGAGAAACAGTCCTCTGAGGTGGGTCGACCCAGACAGCAGGACCACACCCACAGCCCTTTGTTCCTACACCTGGAATGTGACAACACAGTTAGCATGGAGATGGTGGAGGCGGGGCTTAACGGATATATGACACCGACCAAAATGGCCAACTGGGACAGTAAAGGTGATGTCCTGGCTCCACCCCCCCTGCAGCAGATGAAGACAGGAGGGGCTAAGGTGGACCCTTCCCAaagtgacaacacagcagcGGTTGGCgaggggaggaggaaggggggCGTGGCCTGGCGCCCCATGCCGAGGCTAGTTCCTCTGGGGCTGAGAGGAAACCCATCCAGCTGA